The following coding sequences lie in one Arabidopsis thaliana chromosome 3, partial sequence genomic window:
- the BNQ3 gene encoding BANQUO 3 (BANQUO 3 (BNQ3); CONTAINS InterPro DOMAIN/s: Helix-loop-helix DNA-binding domain (InterPro:IPR001092); BEST Arabidopsis thaliana protein match is: activation-tagged BRI1(brassinosteroid-insensitive 1)-suppressor 1 (TAIR:AT1G74500.1); Has 97 Blast hits to 97 proteins in 12 species: Archae - 0; Bacteria - 0; Metazoa - 0; Fungi - 0; Plants - 97; Viruses - 0; Other Eukaryotes - 0 (source: NCBI BLink).), with amino-acid sequence MSSRKSRSRQTGASMITDEQINDLVLQLHRLLPELANNRRSGKVSASRVLQETCSYIRNLSKEVDDLSERLSQLLESTDSAQAALIRSLLMQ; translated from the exons atgTCTAGCAGAAAATCACGTTCAAGACAAACTGGAGCTTCCATGATCACGGATGAACAAATCAACGATCTTGTCCTCCAGCTTCATCGGCTTCTCCCCGAACTTGCTAACAACAGACGCTCTGGAAAG GTTTCAGCATCAAGGGTATTACAAGAGACATGCAGTTACATAAGGAACTTGAGCAAAGAAGTGGATGATCTTAGTGAAAGATTGTCTCAACTTTTGGAATCAACTGATTCAGCTCAAGCTGCACTAATCCGAAGTTTGCTTATGCAGTAG
- the SRO4 gene encoding uncharacterized protein (similar to RCD one 4 (SRO4); FUNCTIONS IN: NAD+ ADP-ribosyltransferase activity; INVOLVED IN: biological_process unknown; CONTAINS InterPro DOMAIN/s: Poly(ADP-ribose) polymerase, catalytic domain (InterPro:IPR012317), RST domain of plant C-terminal (InterPro:IPR022003); BEST Arabidopsis thaliana protein match is: similar to RCD one 5 (TAIR:AT5G62520.1); Has 159 Blast hits to 149 proteins in 13 species: Archae - 0; Bacteria - 0; Metazoa - 0; Fungi - 0; Plants - 159; Viruses - 0; Other Eukaryotes - 0 (source: NCBI BLink).), giving the protein MDYSKTEETPINEEQGSTNSSESRSNEELFSDCDQQHSSIANEFGLTELPKDDKVYELIYRHCQSKLTSHLSNQFEIVSILKNGFQTPLGQAKLKAFQIYAESVAKKSGSCCGNKAAVAEAARVKYGCCGVEKEELKAILMYGFSNNALCLSPDNAPLQCMIDPSSSCNEDGISFLLFSRIIMGKSEVVCSTSQSYPSSMEFDSGVDSLTSPNKYIIWSTHMNTHVLPEFVVCIKTPSILKRKNPKSPWISFPVLINSISKFLNQSQIRLIHKHYKEHQDRRISRCELIQRLRSITGDSLLVQIIKSVGQKVHKDT; this is encoded by the exons ATGGATTATTCAAAAACCGAAGAAACACCGATAAACGAAGAACAAGGGTCAACAAATTCATCTGAAAGCAGAAGCAATGAAGAGTTATTCTCTGATTGTGATCAACAACATTCTTCCATAGCTAACGAGTTCGGACTAACGGAGTTGCCTAAAGACGATAAAGTTTACGAGCTTATCTACCGTCATTGCCAATCTAAGCTAACTTCTCACTTAAGCAATCAGTTTGAGATTGTATCAATTCTCAAGAACGGATTTCAAACACCATTAGGACAAGCTAAGCTTAAAGCCTTTCAAATATACGCTGAGTCTGTTGCAAAGAAAAGCGGCAGCTGCTGTGGAAACAAAGCTGCGGTGGCTGAAGCGGCGAGAGTGAAATACGGTTGTTGCGGTGTGGAGAAGGAAGAGTTAAAAGCGATTCTAATGTATGGATTTAGCAACAATGCCTTATGTCTCTCACCAGACAATGCTCCTCTTCAATG TATGATAGATCCTTCATCATCTTGTAACGAAGACGGGATTAGCTTCTTGCTGTTTTCAAGAATTATTATGGGAAAATCAGAGGTTGTGTGCTCGACATCACAATCGTATCCGAGTTCTATGGAGTTTGATTCAGGTGTAGACAGTTTGACATCTCCAAACAAGTATATTATTTGGAGCACACACATGAACACTCATGTTTTGCCTGAGTTTGTTGTTTGCATCAAAACTCCATCTATCTTGAAAAGAA AAAACCCGAAATCTCCTTGGATTTCGTTTCCGGTCTTAATCAACTCGATATCAAAGTTTCTAAATCAATCGCAAATCCGTCTCATTCATAAACACTATAAAGAACATCAA GATAGGAGAATCTCGCGGTGTGAGTTGATTCAACGCCTGAGAAGTATAACTGGAGATAGCTTATTGGttcaaatcatcaaatctgTTGGACAAAAGGTACATAAAGACACATGA
- the ABCA2 gene encoding ATP-binding cassette A2 (ATP-binding cassette A2 (ABCA2); FUNCTIONS IN: ATPase activity, coupled to transmembrane movement of substances, transporter activity; INVOLVED IN: response to cyclopentenone; LOCATED IN: mitochondrion; EXPRESSED IN: 24 plant structures; EXPRESSED DURING: 15 growth stages; CONTAINS InterPro DOMAIN/s: ATPase, AAA+ type, core (InterPro:IPR003593), ABC transporter-like (InterPro:IPR003439), ABC transporter, conserved site (InterPro:IPR017871); BEST Arabidopsis thaliana protein match is: ABC2 homolog 11 (TAIR:AT5G61730.1); Has 380556 Blast hits to 352092 proteins in 4023 species: Archae - 7135; Bacteria - 302205; Metazoa - 7915; Fungi - 4655; Plants - 4588; Viruses - 7; Other Eukaryotes - 54051 (source: NCBI BLink).) → MTLQRGLPLLLQQYTALFKKNLLLSWRSKRATFLQLFASFFFILLIFCIQAAMEKSFASSTALKTVTDPTALISPPIPPCEDKFFVNLPCYDFVWSGNRSSKVTQIVNAIMKNNPGRSIPIEKVRSFVDPEAVDTWLMANPLLVPGALHFIERNATVISYGIQTNSTPEMNRGRFEDPTFKFQIPLQIAAEREIARSLIGDPNFNWVVGFKEFPHPTIEAIVALDTIGPTFFLAVAMFGFVLQISSLITEKELKLRQAMTMMGVFDTAYWLSWLTWEGILTAISALLTVLFGMMFQFDFFLKNSFPVVFLLFMLFQFNLIGLAFMLSAFISKSTSATTVGFFVFLVGFVTQLATSSGFPYAKKYSRMIRALWSLFPPNTFSQGLKLLADATSTPQDPGISWSKRAECGPNDDTGCVLTINDIYLWLLGTFFLWFVLALYFDNITPNASGVRKSIFYFLKPGYWTGKGGNRVEEGGICSCIGSVPPVDHITPDDEDVLEEETLVKQHSMEGLVDPNVAVQIRGLAKTYPGTTKFGCCKCKKTSPFHALKGLWMNIAKDQLFCLLGPNGAGKTTTINCLTGLFPVTGGDALIYGNSIRSSVGMSNIRKMIGVCPQFDILWDALSGEEHLKLFASIKGLPPSSINSMVEKSLAEVKLTEAGKIRAGSYSGGMKRRLSVAVSLIGDPKLVFLDEPTTGMDPITRRHVWDIIQETKKGRAIILTTHSMEEADILSDRIGIMAKGRLRCIGTSIRLKSRFGTGFIANISFVESNNHNGEAGSDSREPVKKFFKDHLKVKPIEENKAFMTFVIPHDKENLLTSFFAELQDREEEFGISDIQLGLATLEEVFLNIARKAELESAAVDGTMVTLDLTSGSSVEIPVGARFIGIPGTETAENPRGVMVEVYWQQDESGSLCISGHSTEMPIPENIPVTDPVAPGHGGVNLLGRRGRRQVQGIVIDPEFATFTRSGSTSSRRFSRSGSSRRFSS, encoded by the exons ATGACGTTGCAGAGAGGTTTACCTCTTCTCTTGCAACAGTACACGGCGTTGTTCAAGAAAAACCTTTTGCTTTCATGGCGGAGCAAACGAGCCACGTTTCTTCAGCTCTtcgcttctttcttcttcatccttcTCATCTTCTGTATCCAAGCAGCCATGGAGAAGAGTTTCGCTTCCTCCACGGCTCTCAAAACTGTTACGGATCCGACGGCGCTGATATCGCCGCCGATTCCGCCTTGTGAAGATAAATTCTTCGTGAATCTTCCTTGCTATGACTTTGTTTGGAGCGGTAATCGTAGCTCCAAGGTCACGCAGATTGTTAATGCGATTATGAAGAATAATCCTGGAAGAAGTATTCCTATTGAGAAG GTACGATCATTCGTGGATCCTGAAGCGGTAGATACGTGGCTTATGGCGAATCCTTTGTTAGTTCCAGGAGCTTTGCACTTTATTGAAAGAAATGCTACAGTGATAAGTTATGGTATTCAAACTAACTCAACTCCAGAGATGAATAGAGGAAGGTTTGAAGATCCTACTTTTAAGTTTCAGATACCTCTTCAAATTGCGGCTGAGCGTGAAATCGCGAGGTCGTTGATAGGAG ATCCGAACTTTAATTGGGTTGTTGGGTTTAAGGAGTTTCCTCACCCAACTATTGAAGCTATTGTTGCGTTGGACACTATAGGACCGACTTTTTTCCTTGCGGTTgctatgtttggttttgtactTCAGATTAGTTCTTTGATTACTGAGAAAGAGCTTAAACTTCGCCAG GCAATGACGATGATGGGTGTTTTTGACACTGCTTATTGGTTGTCATGGCTTACTTGGGAAGGAATTCTTACTGCCATCTCGGCGCTCCTGACGGTTCTGTTTGGAATGATGTTCCAGTTCGACTTTTTCTTGAAGAACAGTTTCCCTGTTGTCTTCCTACTTTTCATGCTTTTCCAGTTTAATTTG ATTGGACTAGCATTCATGCTATCAGCTTTTATCAGTAAATCAACTTCAGCAACAACTGTCGGTTTCTTTGTGTTTCTGGTTGGCTTTGTAACACAG CTTGCAACATCAAGTGGGTTTCCCTATGCCAAGAAGTATTCTCGTATGATCAGGGCACTTTGGTCACTGTTCCCACCCAATACCTTTTCTCAGGGTTTAAAGTTGCTCGCTGATGCAACTTCAACTCCTCAAGATCCTGGTATTAGTTGGAGTAAAAGAGCAGAATGCGGTCCTAACGACGACACTGGTTGTGTGCTTACAATT AATGATATCTACTTGTGGCTTCTTGGGACTTTCTTTTTGTGGTTTGTTTTGGCTCTTTACTTTGACAATATAACTCCAAATGCTTCTGGAGTAAGAAAATCTATCTTCTACTTTCTAAAACCTGGGTACTGGACCGGCAAAGGTGGCAACCGAGTAGAAG AAGGTGGAATTTGTAGTTGTATTGGTTCAGTTCCACCTGTGGATCACATTACCCCAGATGACGAAGATGTCCTTGAAGAGGAAACTTTAGTTAAACAACATTCAATGGAGGGTTTAGTTGATCCCAACGTTGCAGTTCAAATACGTGGTCTTGCAAAGACTTATCCTGGGACGACGAAGTTTGGATGCTGCAAATGCAAGAAAACTTCCCCTTTTCATGCTCTGAAG GGTTTGTGGATGAATATTGCCAAAGATCAATTATTCTGTCTTCTTGGACCCAATGGTGCAGGGAAAACAACTACTATCAATTGTTTGACAGGCTTATTTCCAGTTACTGGTGGTGATG CACTAATTTATGGAAATTCTATAAGAAGCTCTGTTGGTATGTCCAACATCCGTAAAATGATTGGAGTTTGTCCTCAG TTTGATATTCTTTGGGATGCTTTGTCTGGTGAAGAACACCTCAAACTCTTTGCTAGCATCAAAGGGTTGCCACCTTCATCAATCAACTCG ATGGTTGAGAAGTCACTGGCGGAGGTAAAACTAACAGAAGCAGGGAAAATCAGGGCAGGAAGTTACAGTGGAGGAATGAAACGGCGACTCAGTGTTGCAGTTTCTCTCATTGGTGATCCAAAGCTGGTCTTCCTGGACGAACCT ACTACAGGCATGGACCCGATCACGAGGAGACATGTGTGGGATATCATACAGGAAACCAAGAAAGGTCGTGCCATTATACTAACAACACATTCGATGGAAGAAGCTGATATCTTAAGTGATCGGATAGGGATAATGGCTAAGGGTAGGCTCCGCTGCATTGGAACCTCGATCAGGTTGAAATCCCGCTTTGGCACAGGTTTCATTGCTAACATTAGCTTTGTTGAAAGCAACAACCACAATGGCGAAGCTGGTTCGGATTCACGCGAGCCAGTGAAGAAATTCTTTAAAGAT CATCTCAAAGTCAAACcaatagaagaaaacaaggCCTTCATGACTTTTGTTATACCTCACGACAAAGAGAATCTTTTGACA AGCTTTTTCGCTGAGCTTcaagacagagaagaagaatttggaaTCTCAGATATCCAACTTGGTCTTGCTACTCTTGAAGAAGTCTTTTTGAACATAGCAAGAAAAGCTGAACTCGAAAGCGCTGCGGTTGATGGAACAATGGTCACTCTCGACTTAACATCTGGTTCTTCAGTCGAG ATACCGGTAGGGGCAAGATTTATCGGGATACCGGGAACAGAAACTGCAGAGAATCCACGAGGAGTCATGGTGGAGGTGTATTGGCAACAAGACGAGTCAGGATCATTGTGCATCTCAGGACACTCCACAGAGATGCCAATTCCTGAAAACATTCCCGTGACAGATCCGGTGGCACCAGGACATGGCGGAGTAAACTTGTTGGGACGGAGAGGACGAAGACAAGTTCAGGGAATTGTGATTGATCCTGAGTTTGCTACTTTTACTAGAAGCGGTTCCACTTCTTCCCGACGTTTTTCTAGAAGCGGTTCTTCCCGACGTTTTTCATCGTGA
- the ABCA3 gene encoding ABC2 homolog 2 (ABC2 homolog 2 (ATH2); CONTAINS InterPro DOMAIN/s: ATPase, AAA+ type, core (InterPro:IPR003593), ABC transporter-like (InterPro:IPR003439), ABC transporter, conserved site (InterPro:IPR017871); BEST Arabidopsis thaliana protein match is: ATP binding cassette subfamily A4 (TAIR:AT3G47750.1); Has 384271 Blast hits to 352930 proteins in 4003 species: Archae - 7236; Bacteria - 304580; Metazoa - 7828; Fungi - 4908; Plants - 4743; Viruses - 12; Other Eukaryotes - 54964 (source: NCBI BLink).) encodes MADSGPASFWTRANAILRKNLTYQKRNIWSNVRLIMIPFYLCIVLVFIQALFDSQVNNSLDNQCGCQCIDKLGDGKCQMTCGLEYSTRDQGFFCAIPKPQPWPPLILIPRPEYRALDANFTNDSCRRKNSCPVTILFTGNNHSLGAVLSRNLLRRPFAMNSSDLLFSLANNVLATTFKGSATNYLDAGIVSDGSIYNIQPRCPPNSNFSISIGQSPLNFTKDMRCVQGLNLWRNNSIEVNLELFEGYHKGNSDGMINEIVAAYDLFDTNMTNFNVNIWFNATYKDEARNQPYKVVRVPRLVNWVSNAYLQYLQGPRTKMLFEFVKEMPKPETKLRLDIASLIGPIFFTWVILLLLPVILNSLVYEKQQRLRIIMKMHGLGDGPYWIISYAYFLALSTFYIIFLMIFGSVIGLKFFLLNDFSLQFSFYFVYINLQISIAFLLSSAFSKVETASVAAYLYVFGSGLLGMFLFQFLLEGLSFPRRWIFVMELYPGFSLYRGLYEFSQNAYQGNLNGKDGMKWKYFSDNAIDEVFYIIIVEWFVALIATYYIDKMSSSGKDLLFFLKNQNPFKISHSLQKQVSAISVEMEKLDVIHESEKVAQLMLESSTSHAIVCDKLRKVYPGRDGNPPKKAVRVLSLAVPSGECFGMLGPNGAGKTSFINMMTGLVKPTSGAAFVQGLDICKDMDRVYTSMGVCPQHDLLWETLTGREHLLFYGRLKNLKGVDLNQAVEESLRSVNLFHGGVADKPAGKYSGGMKRRLSVAISLIGNPKVVYMDEPSTGLDPASRKNLWTVIKNAKRHTAIILTTHSMEEAEFLCDRLGIFVDGRLQCIGNPKELKGRYGGSYVLTMTTSSEHEKDVEMLVQEVSPNVKKIYHIAGTQKFEIPKDEVRISEVFQVVEKAKSNFKVFAWGLADTTLEDVFIKVARTAQAFNVFS; translated from the exons ATGGCAGATTCTGGCCCAGCCAGTTTCTGGACGCGTGCCAATGCTATACTTAGAAAAAACTTAACCTATCAG aaacGGAATATATGGAGCAATGTTCGACTTATTATGATTCCTTTCTACCTCTGCATAGTTCTTGTGTTTATTCAAGCTTTGTTTGATTCACAAGTCAATAACTCTTTAGATAATCAATGTGGTTGTCAATGCATTGACAAACTCGGAGATGGTAAATGCCAAATGACCTGTGGTTTAGAATATTCGACTCGGGATCAAGGATTCTTTTGTGCTATCCCAAAACCACAACCATGGCCTCCATTGATTCTAATTCCACGTCCTGAGTATCGTGCTCTTGATGCTAATTTCACTAATGACTCGTGCAGACGAAAAAACTCTTGCCCTGTAACTATACTTTTCACTGGGAATAATCATTCTCTTGGAGCAg TTTTATCAAGAAATCTTCTAAGGAGGCCTTTTGCAATGAACTCCTCTGAccttttgtttagtttagcGAATAATGTTTTG GCTACAACATTTAAGGGAAGTGCAACAAATTATCTTGATGCAGGGATTGTCTCAGATGGTAGCATATACAATATTCAACCTCGGTGTCCTCCAAATTCTAACTTTTCAATCTCAATCGGACAATCACCTCTCAATTTTACGAAAG ATATGAGATGTGTTCAAGGATTGAATCTTTGGAGAAATAACTCCATTGAGGTGAATCTTGAGCTTTTCGAAGGTTATCATAAAGGAAATTCTGATGGAATGATAAATGAGATTGTTGCAG CATACGATCTCTTCGACACAAATATGACTAACTTCAATGTAAACATATGGTTTAACGCAACATACAAGGATGAAGCAAGAAATCAGCCTTATAAGGTTGTCCGAGTACCCCGCTTAGTCAATTGG GTGTCAAATGCTTATCTTCAATATTTGCAAGGCCCTAGGACAAAGATGTTGTTTGAGTTTGTCAAAGAAATGCCTAAACCAGAAACTAAACTTCGTCTAGACATCGCCTCTCTAATTGGTCCAATATTCTTTACATGGGTTATTCTCCTTCTGCTACCG GTGATCTTGAATTCATTGGTGTATGAGAAGCAACAGCGTCTTAGAATTATAATGAAAATGCATGGCCTAGGAGATGGTCCATATTGGATCATTTCCTACGCCTATTTTCTCGCTTTATCCACGTTCTATATAATATTCTTGATGATCTTTGGGTCAGTAATAG GATTGAAGTTCTTTCTGCTTAATGACTTCAGCTTACAATTCAGTTTCTATTTCGTCTACATAAATCTACAAATCTCCATAGCCTTTCTACTTTCCTCAGCGTTTTCAAAGGTTGAGACAGCATCAG TCGCTGCTTACCTATACGTGTTTGGATCTGGACTCTTGGGTATGTTCCTCTTCCAGTTTCTATTGGAAGGTTTATCGTTTCCCA GAAGATGGATTTTTGTAATGGAGTTGTATCCTGGCTTCTCCTTATACCGCGGGTTGTATGAGTTCTCCCAGAATGCTTATCAGGGAAACTTGAATGGGAAAGATGGGATGAAGTGGAAATATTTTAGTGATAATGCAATTGATGAAGTTTTCTACATCATTATTGTTGAGTGGTTTGTTGCACTCATTGCAACATACTATATCGATAAGATGTCTTCATCAGGAAAAgaccttttgtttttcttgaaaaaccaaaaccctttCAAGATATCTCATAGCTTGCAAAAACAGGTCTCTGCAATTTCCGTAGAAATGGAGAAACTAGATGTCATTCACGAG aGTGAAAAAGTTGCACAACTGATGCTAGAGTCAAGCACAAGCCATGCAATTGTATGTGATAAGTTAAGAAAGGTTTATCCTGGTAGGGATGGGAACCCGCCTAAAAAGGCAGTTCGAGTGTTATCCCTCGCTGTGCCTTCAGGAGAATGCTTTGGCATGTTAGGGCCCAATGGTGCTGGCAAGACCTCTTTTATCAATATG ATGACTGGGCTTGTGAAACCAACTTCTGGAGCAGCTTTTGTTCAAGGTTTGGATATATGCAAGGATATGGACAGAGTATACACTAGCATGGGTGTATGCCCGCAACACGA CTTGCTATGGGAAACACTGACAGGGAGAGAACATCTGTTGTTTTATGGGAGACTTAAGAATCTCAAAGGCGTTGATCTCAACCAA GCTGTGGAAGAGTCTCTTAGAAGTGTCAACCTTTTCCACGGAGGAGTTGCTGACAAACCTGCCGGGAAATACAGCGGAGGTATGAAAAGGCGGCTGAGTGTAGCCATTTCACTTATCGGTAATCCTAAG GTCGTTTATATGGATGAGCCAAGCACAGGGCTTGATCCAGCCTCGAGAAAGAACCTATGGACAGTCATCAAGAACGCAAAAAGACATACTGCGATAATCCTCACTACTCATTCAATGGAAGAAGCAGAGTTTCTCTGCGACCGACTAGGGATTTTTGTTGATGGAAGGTTACAATGCATAGGGAACCCAAAAGAACTAAAGGGAAGGTATGGTGGATCTTATGTGTTAACAATGACAACATCATCAGAACATGAGAAAGATGTGGAGATGTTGGTTCAAGAAGTTTCCCCAAATGTCAAGAAGATATACCACATCGCAGGAACACAGAAATTTGAGATTCCAAAAGACGAAGTTCGGATCTCGGAAGTGTTTCAGGTGGTAGAAAAGGCAAAGAGCAATTTCAAGGTGTTTGCTTGGGGACTTGCTGACACAACTCTCGAAGATGTTTTTATTAAGGTTGCTAGAACTGCTCAAGCCTTTAATGTCTTCTCTTGA